The following are from one region of the Monomorium pharaonis isolate MP-MQ-018 unplaced genomic scaffold, ASM1337386v2 scaffold_167, whole genome shotgun sequence genome:
- the LOC105830220 gene encoding putative nuclease HARBI1: protein MEVQFGIGKVSLHRYFLRVIHALYDISSEVIRWPDGHNINKIKNEFYGKAGMPDVIGAIDGSHIEIEAPKIDAASYRTSKKKYTVQLQAVCDASLVFTDCFAGYPGAVHDVCVLHNSPLYRDAMRNERALFPNGEYFIGDKGYQP, encoded by the exons ATGGAAGTACAATTTGGAATTGGTAAAGTTTCATTGCATCGTTATTTTCTACGTGTGATTCATGCTCTGTATGATATTTCCTCTGAAGTAATTCGTTGGCCAGATGgccataatataaataagataaagaaTGAGTTTTATGGAAAGGCTGGCATGCCTGATGTTATTGGTGCAATTGATGGCAGCCATATAGAAATAGAAGCCCCGAAG ATAGATGCTGCATCATATCGCACtagtaagaaaaaatatactgtcCAACTTCAAGCAGTTTGTGACGCATCCTTAGTTTTTACAGACTGTTTTGCTGGCTATCCAGGGGCAGTCCATGACGTTTGTGTGCTCCATAATTCTCCGTTATATAGGGACGCAATGAGAAATGAACGTGCTTTATTTCCCAATggagaatattttattggaGATAAAGGCTACCAGCCA